A window of Deltaproteobacteria bacterium PRO3 genomic DNA:
CTATACACCTTCCAGAAGATCATGGACGAGAAGGTCGACGCGCCCCACATGCGGGTCTATTACAAAGACGTCAAAAACGTCGAGAAGCTCGACGACTACACGGTGCGCTTCACCTACGCCCTTCCCTACTTCAAGGCGCTGGAGTTCGTCGGCGGGATCCCGATCATCCCCAAGCACGTCTTCGACGACGGAAAAGACTTCAACAGCCACCCCGCGGGCCGCGCGCCGATCGGCAACGGGCCCTACAAGTTCGTCAAGTGGGACACGGGCTCGCAGATCGTCCTGGAGCGCGACGAAAACTACTGGGACAAAGCGAAGTTCCCCGACATCCGGCGCATCGTCTTCCGCATCATCCCCGACGACATCGTCGCCTTCCAGCGCCTGAAGAAGGGCGACCTCGACATGGACTCGCTCAACCCCAAGCAGTGGGTGAAGCAATCCAACACCCCGGCCTTCGAGAAGCTCTTCGCCAAACACGAGTACTACACACCCGCCTACCGCTACGTCGGCTGGAACCTGCGCCGTCCCTACTTTCAGGACCGCAAGGTCCGCGAGGCCCTGGCCCGGCTGATCAACCGCGAGGGCATTTTGAAAAACCTCGAGTACGGCCTGGGCAAGCTGACGACGGGGCCCTTTTGGATCTTCGGCTACGAATACGACAAGAGCCTGCCGCAGATCCCCTTCGACCCGGCAGGGGCGAAAAAACTGTTGGACGAGTCCGGTTGGATCGATCACGATGGGGACGGAATCCGCGACAAGGACGGGGTGAAATTCAGCTTCAAGTTTCTCCTGCCCTCCGGCGCGGAGTTTTACCAAAACCTGGCCACCATCATGAAGAAAGACTTCGCCGAGGCCGGCATCGAGGTCGAGATCCAGACGATGGAGTGGGCGGTCTTCGTGCAAAACCTCAACAGCCGCAACTTCGACGCGGTCTCGCTGGCCTGGTCCTTCGGCCTGGACCAGGACCCCTACCAGGTTTGGCATTCCTCGCAGGCGGAAAAGGGCTCCAACTTCGTCGGCTTCCAAAACGGCGAGGCCGACAAGATCATGGAGGAGGCGCGCCAGACCTTCGACAAAGAGAAGCGCCGCGAGCTCTACCACCGACTGCACCGCATCATCTACGAGGAACAGCCTTACGCCTTCCTCTACAGCGGCCCCGCCCTGGTCGCGCGCAGCCGCCGCTTCGAAAACGTGAAGGTCTATCCGATGGGCTTGGACATCCTCGAATGGAGGGTCGGCAAATAGGATGAGCGCCTACCTGCTCAAGCGAATCCTCACGATGATCCCGACCCTGCTCGGGATCATGCTGATCACCTTCTTCATCGTGCGCCTGGCGCCCGGCAACCCCGCGACGCTCAAGCTGCAGGCCGCGCAGGGCCTGAAAGAGACGGCCGTCTCCCAGGAAGTCACCGACCAGATGCTCAAGCTCTACGGCCTCAAGGTCGACCTGCCCGCGGGCTACGAGGCCTTCATCGCCAGGGTCACGGATGCGATTTACGGCTCCGACCCCAAGGACAAACCCCACGCCTCGCGCCGCGCCCTGGAGTGGCTGGGGCAGAACGGGATCCAATTCCAGATTTGGCTGGGCAACGTGCTCAAACTCAACTTCGGCACCTCCTTCAAGGACCACCGGCCGGTCTTGGACAAGATCAAGGAGGCCCTGCCCATCACGTTGACGCTCAACCTGATCGAGTTCTTCCTCGCCTACTTGGTCTCGATCCCGCTGGGCGTCTACGCGGCGCTGCGCCGCGAGTCCTTTTTGGACAAGGGCGTCATGGTGCTGCTCTTCGTGCTCTATTCGCTGCCCACCTTCTGGGTGGCCTATCTCCTGCTGATGTACTTCGCGAGCGGCGACCACCTGAACTGGTTCCCGATGGGCGGCTTGCACTCCGAAGGCGTCGAGAACTACCCCTTCTTCATGAAGCTGGGCAACTACGCCTGGCACCTGGTCCTGCCGGTGGTGACGATGGTCTATGGCAGCTTCGCCTTCATCACCCGCTTCTCGCGCACGACGATGCTCGAGGTGGTCAAGCAGGACTACGTCCGCACCGCCTGGGCCAAGGGCCTGCCGAAGCGGAAGGTGATCTGGAAACACGC
This region includes:
- a CDS encoding peptide-binding protein; this translates as MERLGSTFRDNAGRRLRLAFALGLALAGLSACEVQAPKDPYSLIYHLGSEPDTLNRITATDAYEGRINGFVFDSLIERDNATLEFKPKMAKSWEVSDDQLTYTFHLRDDIKWHDGKPFTADDVLYTFQKIMDEKVDAPHMRVYYKDVKNVEKLDDYTVRFTYALPYFKALEFVGGIPIIPKHVFDDGKDFNSHPAGRAPIGNGPYKFVKWDTGSQIVLERDENYWDKAKFPDIRRIVFRIIPDDIVAFQRLKKGDLDMDSLNPKQWVKQSNTPAFEKLFAKHEYYTPAYRYVGWNLRRPYFQDRKVREALARLINREGILKNLEYGLGKLTTGPFWIFGYEYDKSLPQIPFDPAGAKKLLDESGWIDHDGDGIRDKDGVKFSFKFLLPSGAEFYQNLATIMKKDFAEAGIEVEIQTMEWAVFVQNLNSRNFDAVSLAWSFGLDQDPYQVWHSSQAEKGSNFVGFQNGEADKIMEEARQTFDKEKRRELYHRLHRIIYEEQPYAFLYSGPALVARSRRFENVKVYPMGLDILEWRVGK
- a CDS encoding ABC transporter permease, with product MSAYLLKRILTMIPTLLGIMLITFFIVRLAPGNPATLKLQAAQGLKETAVSQEVTDQMLKLYGLKVDLPAGYEAFIARVTDAIYGSDPKDKPHASRRALEWLGQNGIQFQIWLGNVLKLNFGTSFKDHRPVLDKIKEALPITLTLNLIEFFLAYLVSIPLGVYAALRRESFLDKGVMVLLFVLYSLPTFWVAYLLLMYFASGDHLNWFPMGGLHSEGVENYPFFMKLGNYAWHLVLPVVTMVYGSFAFITRFSRTTMLEVVKQDYVRTAWAKGLPKRKVIWKHAFRNSLIPQITLLGTLLPALLGGSVIIEQIFSIPGMGKLAFEAIGSRDYPTIMAITTISAFLTLLSLLLSDIAYAIADPRISFEEKQAA